A stretch of the Diprion similis isolate iyDipSimi1 chromosome 14, iyDipSimi1.1, whole genome shotgun sequence genome encodes the following:
- the LOC124414867 gene encoding protein sarah, translating to MEEKREANLDSERGFSESTEDIIINEVDGLPNLHPNYQQLVLELESDKGRGDASLRTIDELVKDEDLPTSVIVTNVDPRVFKDPQIMSGIETLFKQFGEDATFQYFRSFRRMRVNYSSPSAAAHARIQLHQTRYGETDINCFFAQPVTPIDMEDQHLHPPAPTKQFLISPPASPPVGWEPREEGEPLVNHDLLAAIANLSPGATHELHPGGSGQPGIVVHVCETTNPMKSGARIQHTRCPEY from the exons atggaggaaaaacGAGAGGCGAATCTCGATAGCGAGCGTGGGTTCTCGGAGAGTACGGAGGATATAATAATCAACGAAGTCGACGGCTTGCCGAACCTGCATCCCAATTATCAACAGCTTGTACTGGAATTGGAATCCGACAAGGGTCGCGGGGATGCGAGCTTGAGAACGATAGACGAATTAGTCAAAGACGAGGATCTCCCGACTTCAGTGATTGTCACCAATGTAGACCCCAGAGTTTTCAAAGACCCTCAGATAATG AGCGGCATAGAAACACTATTCAAACAGTTCGGAGAAGACGCCACGTTTCAGTACTTCAGATCTTTCAGACGAATGAGGGTCAACTACAGTTCGCCCAGTGCCGCTGCTCATGCCAGGATACAGCTGCATCAAACACGTTATGGAGAGACGGATATCAACTGCTTCTTTGCTCAACCTGTCACGCCAATAG ataTGGAAGATCAGCATCTCCACCCGCCAGCACCAACTAAACAGTTCCTAATTTCACCTCCGGCATCACCGCCAGTTGGGTGGGAGCCTCGGGAAGAAGGCGAGCCGCTCGTAAACCATGACTTACTCGCAGCAATTGCCAACCTATCACCAG GTGCGACCCACGAACTCCATCCAGGCGGATCTGGTCAACCTGGTATAGTTGTTCACGTCTGTGAGACAACGAACCCAATGAAAAGTGGTGCTCGTATACAGCACACACGTTGTCCAGAGTATTAA
- the LOC124414861 gene encoding cullin-5 isoform X1, protein MQLVITCQTLVMAAMLKDRGQFSFAGKWPCMRPIILKLLKQEAVTHTEWQDLFYSVHLVCLWDEKGPPKLRDTLKVDIMDFIQQAQQRVLAHQEEQALLKAYIAEWRKFFTQCNYLPTPFRQLETALAGKTSTQKRNQVEESIVRKLMLDSWNQSIFGDIKQRLQDSAMKLVRAERNGEAFDSQLVIGVRESYVNLCSNTMDKLQIYRDNFEAAYIKATEEFYKVKAPEQLSLHGVETYMRYAEVKLREEELRAQKYLEPNSASVQLLTDCCVSVLVATFKSAILAECPRMIQHHETEKLRLMLKLMDRVPDGVGPMLKDLEDHIASAGLADMMAAVDVITQDSEKYVERLLDLFRRFSTLVKEAFDDDPRFLTARDKAYKLVVNDSTVFKLELPVRQGTSAAAPVVPTKPVNSNNGQPESKCPELLANYCDMLLRKTPLSKKLTSDEIESKLRDVLLVLKYVQNKDVFMRYHKAHLTRRLILDTSADSEKEENMVEWLREVGMPADYVNKLARMFQDVKVSQDLNQQFKEQCRATIADSINIKILNAGAWARGSERVTVSLPLQLEDYIPEVEEFYKKKHSGRKLQWYHHMSNGTITFCNKVGRFDVDVTTFQMAVLFAWNQRPFEKISYENLRLATELPDTELRRTLWSLCAFPKLRRQLLLVDPTTYSPKEFAHDTRFWVNHEFAIVKNGKLQKRGKINLVGRLQLSTERSKEEDNQSIVQLRILRVQEAIIKILKMRKTINNAQLQTELVDILKNMFLPSKKMIKEQIEWLIEHKYIRRHEDDINTFVYMA, encoded by the exons GCAGGATCTATTTTACTCAGTTCACTTGGTCTGCTTATGGGACGAAAAAGGCCCCCCCAAATTGAGGGACACCCTCAAAGTGGACATAATGGATTTCATACAACAGGCGCAGCAG AGAGTATTGGCACATCAGGAAGAACAGGCGTTGCTCAAAGCCTACATAGCTGAGTGGcgcaaattttttacccaatGTAATTATTTGCCAACACCGTTTAGGCAACTAGAGACTGCACTGGCTGGAAAAACTAGTACACAGAAGAGGAATCAAGTGGAGGAAAGTATAGTCAGAAAG CTGATGCTGGACAGTTGGAACCAGAgcatatttggagatataaaACAAAGGTTACAGGATTCAGCCATGAAGCTTGTGCGGGCAGAGAGAAATGGGGAGGCGTTTGACTCGCAGTTGGTCATTGGTGTTAGAGAATCTTATG TAAATCTGTGTTCAAATACAATGGACAAGCTGCAAATATACAGAGATAATTTTGAGGCAGCTTACATAAAAGCTACGGAAGAATTTTACAAAGTAAAAGCTCCCGAGCAGCTTTCTCTGCACGGAGTAGAGACTTACATGCGATATGCAGAGGTAAAGttgagagaagaagaattgagagctcaaaaatatttggaaCCGAACAGTGCAAGTGTACAGTTGTTGACGGATTGCTGCGTGTCCGTACTTGTCGCCACCTTCAAGTCAGCCATTCTCGCCGAATGTCCTCGCATGATTCAGCATCACGAAACagaaa agCTCAGACTCATGCTCAAGTTGATGGATCGCGTACCAGACGGAGTTGGTCCAATGTTAAAAGACCTGGAAGATCACATAGCGAGTGCCGGTCTTGCCGATATGATGGCGGCGGTCGACGTGATAACCCAAGACTCTGAGAAATATGTAGAAAGATTATTGGATCTCTTTAGACGATTTTCTACTCTGGTCAAGGAAGCTTTTGACGACGATCCGCGATTCCTCACAGCCAGAGATAAGGCATATAAATTAGTTGTCAATGATTCAACGGTATTCAAACTAGAATTGCCTGTTAGACAAGGTACTAGTGCAGCTGCTCCAGTTGTCCCAACTAAACCTGTAAACAGTAATAACGGACAGCCAGAATCCAAGTGTCCTGAACTATTAGCAAATTACTGCGATATGTTGCTTAGAAAAACACCGTTAAGTAAGAAACTTACTTCAGATGAAATCGAAAGCAAACTTCGGGACGTG CTGCTGGTGCTGAAGTATGTTCAAAATAAAGACGTATTCATGAGATACCATAAGGCTCACCTCACCCGAAGATTGATTCTGGATACTTCGGCAGATtctgagaaagaagaaaatatggtGGAGTGGTTACGAGAAGTCGGCATGCCTGCGGactatgtaaataaattagcaCGCATGTTCCAAGACGTCAAAGTTTCCCAAGATCTGAATCAACAATTTAAAGAACAGTGCCGCGCTACCATTGCCGATAGCATTAATATAAAG ATATTGAACGCTGGCGCATGGGCAAGGGGCAGCGAGCGAGTCACTGTGAGCTTACCCCTTCAATTAGAAGATTACATCCCCGAAGTTGAGGAGTTTTATAAAAAGAAGCACAGCGGGCGTAAACTGCAATGGTATCATCACATGTCTAATGGAACG ATAACGTTTTGCAATAAAGTGGGGCGATTTGATGTTGACGTGACAACATTTCAAATGGCTGTTCTATTTGCTTGGAATCAACGACCCTTTGAGAAGATTTCGTACGAAAATCTGCGATTAGCAACAGAGTTACCAGATACAGAACTAAGGCGTACATTGTGGTCGTTGTGCGCTTTTCCTAAACTTAGACGTCAACTCCTTCTAGTCGATCCTACCACTTACAGCCCGAAAGAATTCGCGCACGACACTCGTTTCTGGGTGAACCACGAGTTTGCTATTGT aaaaaatggaaagttgCAGAAGAGGGGCAAGATCAATTTGGTTGGGCGGTTACAACTGTCAACCGAGCGAAGCAAAGAAGAAGACAACCAATCTATTGTACAGCTGAGAATATTACGAGTACAG gAAGCTATTattaagattttgaaaatgcgAAAAACGATAAATAACGCTCAACTGCAGACGGAATTGGtcgatatattgaaaaatatgttccTGCCGAGTAAAAAGATGATCAAGGAACAAATTGAGTGGCTGATAGAGCACAAATACATTCGGAGACACGAGGACGACATCAATACTTTTGTCTACATGGCGTAG
- the LOC124414861 gene encoding cullin-5 isoform X2 has protein sequence MQLVITCQTLVMAAMLKDRGQFSFAGKWPCMRPIILKLLKQEAVTHTEWQDLFYSVHLVCLWDEKGPPKLRDTLKVDIMDFIQQAQQRVLAHQEEQALLKAYIAEWRKFFTQCNYLPTPFRQLETALAGKTSTQKRNQVEESIVRKLMLDSWNQSIFGDIKQRLQDSAMKLVRAERNGEAFDSQLVIGVRESYVNLCSNTMDKLQIYRDNFEAAYIKATEEFYKVKAPEQLSLHGVETYMRYAEVKLREEELRAQKYLEPNSASVQLLTDCCVSVLVATFKSAILAECPRMIQHHETEKLRLMLKLMDRVPDGVGPMLKDLEDHIASAGLADMMAAVDVITQDSEKYVERLLDLFRRFSTLVKEAFDDDPRFLTARDKAYKLVVNDSTVFKLELPVRQGTSAAAPVVPTKPVNSNNGQPESKCPELLANYCDMLLRKTPLSKKLTSDEIESKLRDVLLVLKYVQNKDVFMRYHKAHLTRRLILDTSADSEKEENMVEWLREVGMPADYVNKLARMFQDVKVSQDLNQQFKEQCRATIADSINIKILNAGAWARGSERVTVSLPLQLEDYIPEVEEFYKKKHSGRKLQWYHHMSNGTITFCNKVGRFDVDVTTFQMAVLFAWNQRPFEKISYENLRLATELPDTELRRTLWSLCAFPKLRRQLLLVDPTTYSPKEFAHDTRFWVNHEFAIVKNGKLQKRGKINLVGRLQLSTERSKEEDNQSIVQLRILRVQEAIIKILKMRKTINNAQLQTELVDILKNMFLPSKKMIKEQIEWLIEHKYIRRHEDDINTFVYMA, from the exons GCAGGATCTATTTTACTCAGTTCACTTGGTCTGCTTATGGGACGAAAAAGGCCCCCCCAAATTGAGGGACACCCTCAAAGTGGACATAATGGATTTCATACAACAGGCGCAGCAG AGAGTATTGGCACATCAGGAAGAACAGGCGTTGCTCAAAGCCTACATAGCTGAGTGGcgcaaattttttacccaatGTAATTATTTGCCAACACCGTTTAGGCAACTAGAGACTGCACTGGCTGGAAAAACTAGTACACAGAAGAGGAATCAAGTGGAGGAAAGTATAGTCAGAAAG CTGATGCTGGACAGTTGGAACCAGAgcatatttggagatataaaACAAAGGTTACAGGATTCAGCCATGAAGCTTGTGCGGGCAGAGAGAAATGGGGAGGCGTTTGACTCGCAGTTGGTCATTGGTGTTAGAGAATCTTATG TAAATCTGTGTTCAAATACAATGGACAAGCTGCAAATATACAGAGATAATTTTGAGGCAGCTTACATAAAAGCTACGGAAGAATTTTACAAAGTAAAAGCTCCCGAGCAGCTTTCTCTGCACGGAGTAGAGACTTACATGCGATATGCAGAGGTAAAGttgagagaagaagaattgagagctcaaaaatatttggaaCCGAACAGTGCAAGTGTACAGTTGTTGACGGATTGCTGCGTGTCCGTACTTGTCGCCACCTTCAAGTCAGCCATTCTCGCCGAATGTCCTCGCATGATTCAGCATCACGAAACagaaa agCTCAGACTCATGCTCAAGTTGATGGATCGCGTACCAGACGGAGTTGGTCCAATGTTAAAAGACCTGGAAGATCACATAGCGAGTGCCGGTCTTGCCGATATGATGGCGGCGGTCGACGTGATAACCCAAGACTCTGAGAAATATGTAGAAAGATTATTGGATCTCTTTAGACGATTTTCTACTCTGGTCAAGGAAGCTTTTGACGACGATCCGCGATTCCTCACAGCCAGAGATAAGGCATATAAATTAGTTGTCAATGATTCAACGGTATTCAAACTAGAATTGCCTGTTAGACAAGGTACTAGTGCAGCTGCTCCAGTTGTCCCAACTAAACCTGTAAACAGTAATAACGGACAGCCAGAATCCAAGTGTCCTGAACTATTAGCAAATTACTGCGATATGTTGCTTAGAAAAACACCGTTAAGTAAGAAACTTACTTCAGATGAAATCGAAAGCAAACTTCGGGACGTG CTGCTGGTGCTGAAGTATGTTCAAAATAAAGACGTATTCATGAGATACCATAAGGCTCACCTCACCCGAAGATTGATTCTGGATACTTCGGCAGATtctgagaaagaagaaaatatggtGGAGTGGTTACGAGAAGTCGGCATGCCTGCGGactatgtaaataaattagcaCGCATGTTCCAAGACGTCAAAGTTTCCCAAGATCTGAATCAACAATTTAAAGAACAGTGCCGCGCTACCATTGCCGATAGCATTAATATAAAG ATATTGAACGCTGGCGCATGGGCAAGGGGCAGCGAGCGAGTCACTGTGAGCTTACCCCTTCAATTAGAAGATTACATCCCCGAAGTTGAGGAGTTTTATAAAAAGAAGCACAGCGGGCGTAAACTGCAATGGTATCATCACATGTCTAATGGAACG ATAACGTTTTGCAATAAAGTGGGGCGATTTGATGTTGACGTGACAACATTTCAAATGGCTGTTCTATTTGCTTGGAATCAACGACCCTTTGAGAAGATTTCGTACGAAAATCTGCGATTAGCAACAGAGTTACCAGATACAGAACTAAGGCGTACATTGTGGTCGTTGTGCGCTTTTCCTAAACTTAGACGTCAACTCCTTCTAGTCGATCCTACCACTTACAGCCCGAAAGAATTCGCGCACGACACTCGTTTCTGGGTGAACCACGAGTTTGCTATTGT aaaaaatggaaagttgCAGAAGAGGGGCAAGATCAATTTGGTTGGGCGGTTACAACTGTCAACCGAGCGAAGCAAAGAAGAAGACAACCAATCTATTGTACAGCTGAGAATATTACGAG tacaggAAGCTATTattaagattttgaaaatgcgAAAAACGATAAATAACGCTCAACTGCAGACGGAATTGGtcgatatattgaaaaatatgttccTGCCGAGTAAAAAGATGATCAAGGAACAAATTGAGTGGCTGATAGAGCACAAATACATTCGGAGACACGAGGACGACATCAATACTTTTGTCTACATGGCGTAG